AACAGGGTCTTCTATCGGTGAGTTCATCCACCTTTCGGGCGCGACCACCACCTTCTGCGGATTGCGGTTCAGCCAAGCTCCCCACCAGGAGAAAGAAGAGTTGGCAATGATATTGTGCCGGCACAGGCTCATCAACCGCATATCCACATAGCTTTCCGCACCCTTGTTCCAGTCTACATACACCACCTCCTTCCCCGGCAATAAAGCACGCAGATGGCTTTCGCACCAAGCCATATCGTTGGAAAAGACACAATACAGCTGCGGATTTACCCGCTCTTCCATGTAGTGTATCGCCCGTTTATAATAGTCCAAATCACAAATTCCCCGAAAAAGCGGATGGTTTACGTAATCCCCGCGGCGGACATGCAATGAAGCACTGTCGCTTGCCTGAAGCAGTGCCCCTATTTCCTTGTTCCGCCCGTCGACCGGCTCCGGAAAGGAGAATGCTTCCCAAATAGTTTCCTTCATGTCGCAA
The nucleotide sequence above comes from Bacteroides caccae. Encoded proteins:
- a CDS encoding alpha-1,2-fucosyltransferase, with the translated sequence MKIVKILGGLGNQMFQYALFLSLKERFPHEQVMIDTSCFRNYPLHNGFEVDRIFAQKAPVASWRNILKVAYPYPNYRFWKIGKYILPKRKTMCVERKNFSFDAAVLTRKGDCYYDGYWQHEEYFCDMKETIWEAFSFPEPVDGRNKEIGALLQASDSASLHVRRGDYVNHPLFRGICDLDYYKRAIHYMEERVNPQLYCVFSNDMAWCESHLRALLPGKEVVYVDWNKGAESYVDMRLMSLCRHNIIANSSFSWWGAWLNRNPQKVVVAPERWMNSPIEDPVSDKWIKL